Below is a genomic region from Hyphomicrobium nitrativorans NL23.
AATAGCATCGCCGTCTGTTGCTAACGCGCAACATCGTCCAGGCTCGATCCGACCCTGGATGGCGTTGAGCCCGACCGGCAACCGACGGAAAACAGGCGATAATTTTTATTCCAGTCCACACGCCATCAAGCTCGGGAGTTGTCGGTGAAGCGTCCCCAGAAACGAACGTTGGAATATTGGCACACCCCTTGCTGTTCTCGCGTCAACCGGAATGTAACCGGGGACTTTATGTTTGCGGCAGTGCCAGGGGGAAGTCGCTCCGCGTTTGGTTGCCGGCCTCAGGAGGAGAAAGTTCGGATCGAGAACATCGACGACGACGAAAAACTCCGACGGGGAAATGGAAGAGATCTCAAGGATATCAAAAAAGACAAATTGGAAAGGGCAAACTGCGATGGACGGGGGAGTTAAAAATTTGGCGTTGTGCGCCATGCTTGCGTCGGCCAGCCTGTGCCTTGGGAGCGGCACGGCAGCGTCGGCCGATCTCGCGGGCAACTGTTGCGCCGATCTTGAGGAACGCATTGCGGAGCTGGAGGCGACCACCGCGCGAAAGGGCAATAAAAAAGTCTCTCTCATGATCTCCGGCTGGGTCACGGAGCAGATCATGGGCTGGAGCGACGGCATCAGTTCGGATGCGTATGTCGGCACCAGCTTGAACGATCTCGGCACGCGCCTGCATTTCGACGGCAGTGCCCAGATCAATGCCGAGTGGTCGGCCGGCTACAGCCTGCGCTTCGACGTCACCGGAGCCAACGGCTTCGTCCAGGACGCGAACAACGCAAAGGGCGGAGAAGGGCCTCCAGGCCTGCTCAATTCATACTGGTGGATCAAAAGCGACAAGCTTGGCCGGGTCGCTGTCGGGCGGCAAAGCCATGCATCGGACGATACCTGGGTCGATCTCTCGGGGGCTGGCAGCATCTTCGCGGCCAATCTCGTGATCTTCGACGGCCAGAACTTCAATCTCGTGCCGGAGGGTACGGGCACGCGGGCGAAGGCGCGATGGGGTGACATCGCGACATGCTACACGGTCGGCGTTGGCATCTTCGCAGATTGCGGCGGCGACCGTACCAACAGCGTCCGTTACGATACGCCGACCTGGAACGGCTTCGTCGTTTCGACATCCTGGGGAGAAGACGACTTCTGGGACGTCGCGCTTCGGCACAGTGGTGAGTTCGGATCCTTCAAGACCTTGCTGGGCCTCTCCTATCAAGACAACTCAAGCGAACGTATCAACACGATTACGGATTCGCAGCTCTGGCAGGCCAACTTCGCCTTCTTGCACACGCCGACCGGCATCTTCGGCAGCGTGCACTACGGACATGAAACACCCGACGGCTTCAAGGACACGGATCAGCTGTATTTGAAAGCTGGCGTTCGTGCGAACCTCAATCCGCTCGGTGCGACCGTGTTCTACGGCGAGTACGGGCACGACAAGGACATGTTCAGCGGACTGCTCGGCGGCGCCGTGTTCAGCGGAACCACCGATATCTGCGACGGCTTTGCCGGTACGGGGGGACGCATCGACAACGCCTGCCTCGCAAACCCGGGTGGAGTCGAGGCAACGGGTTCGAAGTTCAGCCGGTTCGGCTTCGGCGTCGTGCAGGAGATCGATGCCGCGTCGATGGCTGTGTGGTTGAAGTACAAAAACCACAGCGCCGATGTCGACTTTTCCTCCAACGGCGCTGGCCAGAGCGAGTCGATGGAGAATCTTCACATCTACGCGTTGGGCGGTGCCGTGTTCTTCTGACAGCACGAGTTAGACGCACGAATGACATAGAAAGCGCCTCGCGCACCGTGCTTCAAAAGAGGTCCGGTGTGCGGGGCGCTTTTTTGCGCCTGTGAACCGGCGCGGCTCTCAGGTGACGATCCACCCGGTCAGGATAATCGGCATGACAGCCGAATGCCGAATACCGCCTCACCCGATCAACAGCAGGACGTCAACCTTGCCGAGAACGCAGACAACTTCTCCGCATCGACCAGATCTGGCGCTTTCGCACTCTTTTAAAGCCCGGATGCACGCGTAATGCGTCTATCCCGCTGATCCCCAGTGCGTTGCCAAAGGCTGCGCGCCCGACCGATTGAGCTTCCAGACCTCCTCCTGAACTAAACGGTCCGCGCCGGTTACGCGCTCGTGGTGGCGCAAGTGATGCAGCCATGATGCTTCCCGCCAGGTTTCGATAAAGCGATTTGGGACGGTGAGGTCCTCCATGAGCATCCAGGAAAAGGCTCCATTGCGCCGACGCGCCTCGGCAAGATCTTTCATGAGATCGAGAAAACGCGCCCGATCCTCCGGGGCGATTTCATAGGGGACCTGGATCATCACGGGGCCGCGTTCGCCCTCGTGGTCGCCAGTTATGACCGGCTCGGGCCAGTGCATCGCGGGAGCGAGATCCATCTCCTCGCTCTGGTTGAGTTTGACGTTCCGTGTCAGCAACATCGCGACGATTGCACCCGCCGCCGCCGCAAGGAGGGCACTCGGAATGCCGACGTGCGATGCGAGGTGTCCCCACATGATGCTGCCGATGGTCATCGAGCCGTAAAACACCATCAGGAAGATCGACAGGCCACGCGCCCGCACCCAGTTCGGCAATGCCGTCTGCGCTGAGACGTTGAGCGTCGACAGCACCGAGATCCAGCAAACGCCCGCCAGCGCTGCGGCCACAGCCGCGAGATACCAGTTCGGAACCAGCGCCATCAGCACAATAACAGCAGCGAGGCCGACCGTTCCGAACATGATGGTGCCGTCTGGTCCGAGCCTTCCTTTTATTTTTGGAAGAAGGATAGCGCCGGCGACGGCACCGGCCCCAAGGCAGCCGAGCAGTATTCCGTAAAGCGTGGCATCGCCGGCGAGCACTTGGCGCGCGATGAGGGGCAGCAGCGCCCAGAATGCGCTCCCGAACACAAAGAACGCTGCCGCGCGCACCAATGTCGACTTCAGGGGAGCGCTGTGAAGCGCGTAGCGTACACCTGAAATCATGGCCGGAATGATAGATTCCGGCGGCACCTTGCTTTCCCGCGACGCCGGCACGCGCCACCACAGCAGCGCTGCAACGATGCCGATGACGCTGATGGCGTTCAGAAGGAATGGAGTGGCTATTCCATAGGCGACAATGAGGAAGCCGGCGAGGGCTGGGCCAATGGCGCGGCTGATATTGATGCCCATGGAATTGAGCGCGACGGCCGACGTGAGTTCTTCCTTCGGTACAAGCTGCGGAACGACGGCCTGCCACGCGGGCGCCATCACGGCAGCGCCCGTACCCATAACGAACGTCACGAGCAGGAGGGTCGTCGGCGTCACTGCGTTCTGGCTGACCAGGAACGCGAGCACGGCGGCGACGGCGCCGAGCATCAGATTGACCGTAATAAGCAGGCGCCTGCGGTCTACGATGTCCGCCAACGCTCCCGCTGGGAGTGCGAACAAGAATATGGGGAGTGTGGTGGCTGCCTGGACCGCCGCGACGACCAACGGCGACGGCGAAAGCTCTGTCATGAGCCATCCCGCGCCGACGTCATGCATCCATGTGCCGACGTTCGACAAGAGCGTCGCGGTCCATAGCATCGCAAAGGCGGAATGACGAAATGGAGACCACGCGCCCGTCTTAGCCGCAGCGGATGCCGTTTGCTGGTTGTCTGTCATTTCTGATCTTCCGCCGCAATCGGGCTGCCATGTATTTCCGACAGGACCTTCACGGCCAGTCCCGGCACGAGAATTCCATCGGGATTGGGAAACTCGGCCCACGTCGTGAGCATGCCGCTATCGCGATCGATCTCGGCGCTCTCGAAATACGGCCGGCCGCGATGGCTGTAGTTTTCTCCCGATGGGAGTACGAGCGTGAGCGATACGTTCTCGAATAAATCGACGGCGGCAGCCTTTCCGGTTTTCTTCAGCGCGCGTTGCCGATCTTCGTACGGCACGGCATAACCGACCAGGATCGGATCGACGTCCACGATCTCGCCCAACACGGTGCCGCCCTCGGCCTCTACAAAAGCGCCCGGCGACACGCGCACCCGCCCGACAACGCCGGCGATCGGTGCGGCAATGCGCGTGCGTTCGAGCGCGAGTTCGGCACGCGCGAGCGCACTTTCCTGCCGTGCGACCGCAGCCCGTGCCACGTCGACCTCGATACTCGCCTGTGTCGCGCGCGCTTCGGCCCCGGAGCCTCGCTCGGCAAGCCTGCTCTGACGAAGCGAAACGTCCTCTGCCAGCCTTAGGCGTCCACGCGCTTCGTCGAGGTCGGCTTTCGCGGTCTTGACGTCAATCTCGTACGGCTCAGCATCGATTTCGAACAGGGGATGTCCCTCGTCCACCCGCTGACCAGCGACCACGAGCACTTTGCTGATCACGCCGGTGACCTGATTGGCGATCGCCACCCGTTGGCGTGGCTCGACAACGCCCGTGAATGTCAGGCTCAGGGGATCCGCAGCCGTTGCGGCGCTTGCTCCCATCATTCCGGCGAGTGCTGCCACGGCAGCCACACCGACGCGATGGTGACGCAAAGAACGCCTGGCTACGGCGGATAGGTTCATGACCATTGTCATACCGCGAAGCATGAGCATCCGAGAGCGCCCCAGAACGCGTTTTTGTCCGACACCGGGATGGGATTGTTCCAGGCAATCAGGTGGTCGTGACCGTGGACACCACAGTGAGACTGGCATCCATCGGCACACGCACGGGCGTGCCGCGTTTCCTTTTCCGCACCCGCGCGTTGTGCCGGGCTTGGGACTGTGTTGACCGGACTCCAGCTTGGAGACGCAGGCGGGATCGGCGGCGAAAGGTCGGCGTAATCCCCTTCGCCGTAGACCACCGCTCCGCCCACCATCGTCAAGACCGCGTTGATACGCCGGATCTCCTGCGGCGGGACGGTCATGTAGTCAGCGGACAGCACTGCGAGGTCGGCGTACTTACCGGGCGAAAGCGTACCCTTCACTTCTGCCTCGCCCGAGAACCAGGCGGAGCCGGCGGTCCAGAGCCGCAACGCTGCCGTGCGGTCGAGAATGTTGGCCTCGCCGTAGAGAGGCAGGCCGCCGAGCGTCTGGCCGGTCGTGAGCCAGAACAGGGCGACCCAAGGATCGTAGGAGGACACACGCGTTGCATCGGTCCCGGCGCCGACCGGCAGGCCAGCGGCCAGCATCTTGTTGATCGGCGGCGTTTCACGAGCGGCGTCGGCACCGTAGCGTTCGACGAAGTATTCGCCCTGGAACGCCATCCGATGCTGGATGGCAATGCCGCCGCCAAGGGCCTTGATGCGATCGATGTTGCGGTCGCTGATCGTTTCTGCGTGGTCGATGATGAACCGCGTCTCGAACGGCGACTTCCCATTGACCCGCTCGAAAACGGTCAGGAAGCGGTCGATGGATTCGTCGTAGGTCGCGTGAATGCGGAACGGCCACTTGTTCGCGGCCAAAAGTTCCACGATCGGCTCAAGATCGGCCTCCATCGTGGGGGCGAGATCGGGCCGGGGTTCGAGGAAGTTTTCGAAATCTGCAGCCGACCAGGTGAGGTTCTCACCGGCTCCGCTCATGCGCAGCATGGCGGTTCCTTGATCGGGCTTAGCCATCGTGCTCCAGCGTTCGAAGTCACCGAGCTCTCCGCCCGCCTTTTGCGCGAAGAGATTGTAGGCAATGCGTACCGTCAACTCGCCTGCATCGTGCAGACGCTGGATGACGTCGTAATCGTCGGGGTAGTTCTGGCCGCCGCCGCCGGCATCGATCACCGACGTGATGCCGAGGCGGTTCATCTCGCGCATGTAGTGGCGCGTAGAGTTGATCTGATCCTCGATCGGGAGCGTTGGTCCGCGCGCTAGCGTCGAGTAGAGAATGAGCGCTGACGGCTTGGCGAGGAGGAGGCCCGTCGGATTTCCGCTCGCGTCCTTCTCGATGACGCCGCCTGGCGGGTTGGGCGTCGATTTGTCGAAACCAAGGACATTGAGGGCCGCTTTGTTCAGGAGCGCACGACCGTAAAGATGGAGGATAAACACAGGCGTGTCGGGTGCCGCGTTGTTGATATCGTCCAGCGTCGGCATGCGGCGTTCCGCGAATTGGAACTCGCTCCAACCGCCGACCACCCGCACCCACTGCGGAGCCGGCGTGCGCTCCGCCTGCGCTTTGAGGCTCCGCAGCGCGTCGGCAACCGACGGCACGCCCTCCCAACGCAGCTCCATGTTGAAGTTCAAGCCACCCCGGATGAGGTGCGTGTGGCTATCGTTCAATCCAGGAATGGTGCGGCGGCCACCGAGATCGACGATCTTGGTCTTTGGACCGGCGAGACGCATCACGGTATCGTCGGTCCCGATTGTTTCGACGAGGCCGTCTTTGACGGCTACGGCCTCGGCATCAGGCGTCGCGGCGTCGAGCGTCGTTATGCGTCCGTTATGCAGTATGACGTCGGGTGCATCGGTCATCTGTTGGCCCCTGGCCGAAGGTGATCTGATCGTGGCCAGAGCCCCGGCAGATGCGAGACCCTGAACGAACGTGCGGCGGCGTATCGGCATGGCGAACTCCGTGCTCTTGCCGGCAGCAGAAGGAGATCGCCGGCCTGCTCCAACAAACGAGCGCGCTATGTGGCTGCGATGGGATCGAGAAGCGGACCGTGCGTCACGCGTTCCGGCGCCTTGTGAACCATGGTGTAGGCGTAATCGACGCCCATCCCGTAAGCGCCACCGTGCTCCTTGACGATGTCCGTAACCGCGTCGTAGGTGTCGCGCCGCGCCCAGTCGCGCTGCCATTCGAGAAGCACCTGGATCCACGTCATCGGCACGACGCCAGCTTGAACCATGCGATCCATGGCGTAGTCGTGGGCGTCTTTCGAGGTTCCTCCCGAAGCGTCGCCGACCATGTAGATCTCGTATCCGGCGTCATGCATGGCCGAGAGGGCGAACGTGGTATTGCAGACCTCCGTCCAGAGACCGGAAACCACCACTTTCTTGCGGCCGGCTTTCGCGAGCGCATCGCGCACCTTTTGGTCGTCCCAGGAATTCATCGAGGTTCGCTCCAGGATGGGCGCTTCGGGAAACACGGCAAGAAGCTCCGGATAGGTGTGACCCGAAAAAGACTCCGTTTCCACGGTGGTGATAACCGCGGGAATGGCGAAGGCTCTGGCTGCCTTTGCCAATCCGACGACGTTGTTCTTCAGCGTCTGGCGGTCAATCGATTGAACACCGAACGCCATCTGCGGCTGCTGATCGATGAATATGATCTGGCTGTTCTGGGGTGTTAGAACTTCAGTGTAGTTCGCCATGGAAAGACTCCTGTCAGATAGATGGTCGTGTGCGATAGTTTGCGGCCCGCAAGGTTATGAATCGCGATGATCCGCGCTGTGGGGATGGCCCCGATAGACTTCGTTGTTTGCCGGCAACGGGCCGAGAACGTGGCTCTCGCAATCGGATCGACCGATTGACTCTGCCAGCCCGTGGCCGCGAATGATGTGCTTGGCAACCGGCAGCATCTGCTCACCGATCAGAATGCCAAGCAGACCCAGCAGCGCGATGACGGGAGGCGCGGGCGAGCGCACGCTGAGGGCGCTGTAGATGATGCCGATGAGGACGCCGGCGCCGAACGAGATGACGTAGACCTTCATGGTATGGCCCCGCGGTTCCCGGAACAGTTTCGTGTGGAGCCGCGCGGATCTGTCTTGATCAGGCATGCTCTCTTGCTGCGCGCGCGTGCCTGGAAGGGCGCTCGACGCTGCTCAACGCTAGGCATTTGAGATAGGTGGCCGCAATCGTGCATGGGGATGGGATGACCCATCCCCTGGGCTAGGCACGTGATGGAAAGAGGATATTGACCGGCGTTCGCCGCCAGATCAGGCGTTCGGCATCACGGCGTGAGGCGTTTACACAATCAGCCTGCGGGCTGGTCGATGACCGCACGAAACGTAATTTCTACGAGCTGCTCCGGGCGGGCCAATTGAGACACGCCAAAGATGCTGCTCGCGCATTGCGGCACATCTGTCCCGTACATTTCCTTGCGGACTTTGGCGGCGGCTGAGAAGCCCGAAGGCACATCCAGAACGAAAATACCCTCTTCAACGACATCATCCAGCGTCGCGCCAAACTCGGAAAGCATCCTTTTGGCATTGACGTATGTCTGACGAAATTGCTGCTCCATCTGCGCGTAATCGGCCGGTCTACCCGGCTCATCAAGGTCCGCGGGCGCGATGAAATTCCCCTCGCTGTCATGACTTAATTGGCCGGACAGGTAGATCGTGTCCTTGACTTGAACCGCCTGCACGTAGCCGAAGCCGCGTTCCCACGCGACGCCAAAATTCGCGACCAGCTTCTTGTGTGTCATGATACTTCCTCTGGTTAGGGCGTTTGCGCCGGCTGCCAAGCCTCCCTGCTTCTTTGCCTTCACAGCCGCGCGCACGTATGCGTTGCTTCGAGAGGGGAACTCCAAAACATGCGAGCGCCCGGTGCGGGGCCTAAATTGCGGACGCTATGCGAGCGGAGATATGACTGTCTTGCCGCAATTGCAGGCAGGCTCGATACGCTAGGCATTCGAGCGAGATGGCCGCAATCGTGCATGGGGATGGGATGACCCATACCCTGAGTTAGGTGTGTGTGATGGAAGCGTCGTTCGCCGCACAATCAGTTGTTCGACGTTACGTCCTTGATGCGATCAGATGCCCGAACCAGATCGGTGAGGTTCTCGGCTTGCATCTTCTGCATGATCTGCGAGCGATGCATCTTTATGGTGATATGGCTCAGGCCCAGCCGATTGGCTATCTGCTTGTTCATCAGGCCCGATGCCAGCAGCCACATCACCTCTCTTTCGCGCGGAGAGAGCGTATTAAAGAGGCCGAGCAGTTGATCGTTCTCTCGCTCCGCCTCGCGCTGGCGGACGCTGCGCTCGATTCCCGCACACACAGCGTCGAGAAGATCCTGGTCTCGGAAGGGCTTGGTCAAGAACTCGATCGCGCCAGCTTTCATGGCGGCAACCGACATGGGGATGTCGCCGTGCCCTGTGATGAAAATAATCGGCTGCGTAACGCCTGCGCGCATCAGTTCGCGTTGAAACTCCAGGCCGCTTTTTCCCTTAAGCCGTACATCGAGTATGAGGCAGCTCGGCGCGTCGATTGCCTCGTCTCGC
It encodes:
- a CDS encoding RidA family protein; translated protein: MTHKKLVANFGVAWERGFGYVQAVQVKDTIYLSGQLSHDSEGNFIAPADLDEPGRPADYAQMEQQFRQTYVNAKRMLSEFGATLDDVVEEGIFVLDVPSGFSAAAKVRKEMYGTDVPQCASSIFGVSQLARPEQLVEITFRAVIDQPAG
- a CDS encoding response regulator transcription factor, which produces MAADPIVYVVDDDKAVRASLESLLESAGYMVRAFASADEFLMRDEAIDAPSCLILDVRLKGKSGLEFQRELMRAGVTQPIIFITGHGDIPMSVAAMKAGAIEFLTKPFRDQDLLDAVCAGIERSVRQREAERENDQLLGLFNTLSPREREVMWLLASGLMNKQIANRLGLSHITIKMHRSQIMQKMQAENLTDLVRASDRIKDVTSNN
- a CDS encoding XapX domain-containing protein, whose translation is MKVYVISFGAGVLIGIIYSALSVRSPAPPVIALLGLLGILIGEQMLPVAKHIIRGHGLAESIGRSDCESHVLGPLPANNEVYRGHPHSADHRDS
- a CDS encoding efflux RND transporter periplasmic adaptor subunit gives rise to the protein MAALAGMMGASAATAADPLSLTFTGVVEPRQRVAIANQVTGVISKVLVVAGQRVDEGHPLFEIDAEPYEIDVKTAKADLDEARGRLRLAEDVSLRQSRLAERGSGAEARATQASIEVDVARAAVARQESALARAELALERTRIAAPIAGVVGRVRVSPGAFVEAEGGTVLGEIVDVDPILVGYAVPYEDRQRALKKTGKAAAVDLFENVSLTLVLPSGENYSHRGRPYFESAEIDRDSGMLTTWAEFPNPDGILVPGLAVKVLSEIHGSPIAAEDQK
- a CDS encoding MFS transporter; amino-acid sequence: MTDNQQTASAAAKTGAWSPFRHSAFAMLWTATLLSNVGTWMHDVGAGWLMTELSPSPLVVAAVQAATTLPIFLFALPAGALADIVDRRRLLITVNLMLGAVAAVLAFLVSQNAVTPTTLLLVTFVMGTGAAVMAPAWQAVVPQLVPKEELTSAVALNSMGINISRAIGPALAGFLIVAYGIATPFLLNAISVIGIVAALLWWRVPASRESKVPPESIIPAMISGVRYALHSAPLKSTLVRAAAFFVFGSAFWALLPLIARQVLAGDATLYGILLGCLGAGAVAGAILLPKIKGRLGPDGTIMFGTVGLAAVIVLMALVPNWYLAAVAAALAGVCWISVLSTLNVSAQTALPNWVRARGLSIFLMVFYGSMTIGSIMWGHLASHVGIPSALLAAAAGAIVAMLLTRNVKLNQSEEMDLAPAMHWPEPVITGDHEGERGPVMIQVPYEIAPEDRARFLDLMKDLAEARRRNGAFSWMLMEDLTVPNRFIETWREASWLHHLRHHERVTGADRLVQEEVWKLNRSGAQPLATHWGSAG
- a CDS encoding hydrolase; this translates as MANYTEVLTPQNSQIIFIDQQPQMAFGVQSIDRQTLKNNVVGLAKAARAFAIPAVITTVETESFSGHTYPELLAVFPEAPILERTSMNSWDDQKVRDALAKAGRKKVVVSGLWTEVCNTTFALSAMHDAGYEIYMVGDASGGTSKDAHDYAMDRMVQAGVVPMTWIQVLLEWQRDWARRDTYDAVTDIVKEHGGAYGMGVDYAYTMVHKAPERVTHGPLLDPIAAT
- a CDS encoding amidohydrolase, whose translation is MPIRRRTFVQGLASAGALATIRSPSARGQQMTDAPDVILHNGRITTLDAATPDAEAVAVKDGLVETIGTDDTVMRLAGPKTKIVDLGGRRTIPGLNDSHTHLIRGGLNFNMELRWEGVPSVADALRSLKAQAERTPAPQWVRVVGGWSEFQFAERRMPTLDDINNAAPDTPVFILHLYGRALLNKAALNVLGFDKSTPNPPGGVIEKDASGNPTGLLLAKPSALILYSTLARGPTLPIEDQINSTRHYMREMNRLGITSVIDAGGGGQNYPDDYDVIQRLHDAGELTVRIAYNLFAQKAGGELGDFERWSTMAKPDQGTAMLRMSGAGENLTWSAADFENFLEPRPDLAPTMEADLEPIVELLAANKWPFRIHATYDESIDRFLTVFERVNGKSPFETRFIIDHAETISDRNIDRIKALGGGIAIQHRMAFQGEYFVERYGADAARETPPINKMLAAGLPVGAGTDATRVSSYDPWVALFWLTTGQTLGGLPLYGEANILDRTAALRLWTAGSAWFSGEAEVKGTLSPGKYADLAVLSADYMTVPPQEIRRINAVLTMVGGAVVYGEGDYADLSPPIPPASPSWSPVNTVPSPAQRAGAEKETRHARACADGCQSHCGVHGHDHLIAWNNPIPVSDKNAFWGALGCSCFAV
- a CDS encoding porin, yielding MLASASLCLGSGTAASADLAGNCCADLEERIAELEATTARKGNKKVSLMISGWVTEQIMGWSDGISSDAYVGTSLNDLGTRLHFDGSAQINAEWSAGYSLRFDVTGANGFVQDANNAKGGEGPPGLLNSYWWIKSDKLGRVAVGRQSHASDDTWVDLSGAGSIFAANLVIFDGQNFNLVPEGTGTRAKARWGDIATCYTVGVGIFADCGGDRTNSVRYDTPTWNGFVVSTSWGEDDFWDVALRHSGEFGSFKTLLGLSYQDNSSERINTITDSQLWQANFAFLHTPTGIFGSVHYGHETPDGFKDTDQLYLKAGVRANLNPLGATVFYGEYGHDKDMFSGLLGGAVFSGTTDICDGFAGTGGRIDNACLANPGGVEATGSKFSRFGFGVVQEIDAASMAVWLKYKNHSADVDFSSNGAGQSESMENLHIYALGGAVFF